The Candidatus Nomurabacteria bacterium genome has a segment encoding these proteins:
- the infB gene encoding translation initiation factor IF-2, protein MKKAEEKIIKRPPVVVVMGHVDHGKSTLLDYIRSSNIVAGEAGGITQHLGAYEITHKTSEGDERKITFIDTPGHEAFSSMRSRGANVADIGILIIAADDGIKKQTKEAYETIKTANLPFVVAINKIDKPDANVDRIKTELMEMGVFLEGFGGTTPYAEISAKTGSGIDSLMDMIILTADLEDWKGDLGKKGEGVVIETNLDTKRGITAVLVVKDGKIEKGDYIVVGDAIAPTRIFEDTSGKQIKEARFSTPIKITGFDKEPEAGEIFETYENKKDAEKAAKENAENQTKSEGFEEKEGQYAIPIVIKTDVRGTCEAIEKKIKELEQDTVTYKIVHSGTGSINESDIKRFPAGEDGIIVGFNSKLDNAAKEALEGTKIDVQLFDIIYKLTEWLEEEMEKRRPRQEVEEIVGKVKIIKVFNQSKNKQVVGGKVIEGYIKSNSKIKIDRRENILGIGEIDKLEAARAKVGEVKEGTECGMMIDSRVEIAPGDVLVVTERKTI, encoded by the coding sequence ATGAAAAAAGCTGAAGAAAAAATAATAAAGAGGCCTCCGGTTGTGGTAGTTATGGGACACGTTGATCATGGAAAATCAACGCTTTTGGACTATATCAGAAGCTCAAACATAGTAGCGGGAGAAGCTGGTGGTATAACCCAGCATCTTGGTGCATATGAAATAACTCACAAAACCTCTGAAGGAGATGAAAGAAAGATTACTTTTATCGACACACCAGGACACGAAGCTTTTTCTTCTATGAGGAGCAGAGGTGCAAATGTAGCCGATATAGGGATACTAATCATCGCAGCAGATGACGGTATAAAAAAACAAACTAAAGAAGCTTACGAGACTATCAAGACTGCTAACCTTCCATTTGTTGTAGCGATAAATAAAATAGACAAGCCAGATGCAAACGTAGACAGAATAAAAACAGAACTTATGGAAATGGGTGTTTTTCTAGAAGGATTTGGTGGAACAACACCATATGCAGAAATATCTGCAAAAACAGGTTCTGGAATAGACTCTCTCATGGATATGATAATCCTTACAGCAGATCTAGAAGACTGGAAGGGAGATCTCGGTAAAAAGGGCGAAGGAGTCGTCATAGAAACAAACCTAGATACCAAGAGGGGTATAACTGCTGTATTGGTTGTAAAAGATGGAAAGATAGAAAAAGGTGACTATATAGTTGTAGGAGATGCTATAGCTCCTACAAGAATTTTTGAAGACACTAGCGGAAAGCAAATCAAAGAAGCTCGCTTCTCTACTCCAATAAAAATAACTGGTTTCGATAAAGAACCAGAAGCTGGAGAAATATTTGAAACATACGAAAACAAAAAAGACGCAGAAAAAGCCGCAAAAGAAAATGCAGAAAACCAAACCAAATCTGAAGGCTTTGAAGAAAAAGAAGGGCAATACGCTATCCCTATAGTTATAAAAACAGATGTTCGCGGAACATGCGAAGCTATAGAGAAAAAAATCAAAGAACTAGAGCAAGATACCGTTACTTATAAAATCGTTCATAGCGGAACAGGTTCTATAAACGAATCAGATATAAAAAGATTCCCTGCTGGAGAAGATGGCATAATCGTTGGCTTCAACTCAAAACTAGACAATGCTGCAAAAGAAGCACTCGAAGGAACAAAGATAGACGTTCAACTTTTCGATATAATCTACAAACTAACTGAATGGTTAGAGGAAGAAATGGAAAAAAGAAGACCAAGACAAGAAGTAGAGGAAATTGTCGGAAAAGTAAAAATCATAAAAGTATTCAATCAGTCCAAAAACAAGCAAGTTGTTGGAGGAAAAGTCATAGAGGGCTATATAAAATCTAACTCAAAAATCAAAATAGATAGGAGAGAAAATATCTTGGGAATAGGAGAAATAGACAAACTAGAAGCGGCCAGAGCAAAAGTAGGCGAAGTCAAAGAAGGTACAGAGTGCGGTATGATGATCGACTCAAGAGTCGAGATTGCACCAGGAGACGTACTTGTAGTTACAGAAAGAAAAACTATATAA
- a CDS encoding DUF4446 family protein: MMNIELFLATLGTLFGAFSIFLILKQNRKLKKFFAGKNAGDLEYVLEDIIKALKTEIQKREHSDTRIKELEEESEKSLRGLGIVRYNPFPDVGGMQSFCVALLNEKRDGFVISSLYARDRMSLFCKPINNLSSEFELSTEEKQALDKALKNI, from the coding sequence ATGATGAACATAGAACTTTTTCTAGCGACACTTGGAACTCTGTTTGGGGCTTTTTCTATTTTTCTTATACTCAAACAAAACAGAAAACTAAAGAAGTTTTTTGCTGGGAAAAATGCAGGTGATCTAGAATATGTTCTAGAAGATATAATCAAAGCACTAAAAACAGAAATACAAAAACGAGAACACTCTGACACAAGGATAAAAGAACTCGAAGAAGAATCAGAAAAATCTTTGCGTGGACTTGGTATTGTTAGATACAACCCGTTTCCAGATGTTGGTGGCATGCAAAGCTTCTGCGTAGCTCTTCTAAACGAAAAAAGAGACGGTTTTGTCATCTCTTCTTTGTATGCAAGAGACAGAATGAGTCTTTTCTGTAAACCTATAAACAACCTATCTTCAGAGTTCGAACTTTCTACCGAAGAAAAGCAAGCCCTCGACAAAGCACTAAAAAACATATAA
- a CDS encoding ribosome-binding factor A — translation MQDKKGYEEIIREVVAKWISKEASSASLITVTGVSYEKKGNKCFVHITVMPEEKEKAVLDFLKRNVVELRKHVGSVVKNHKVPFIEVHLDAGEKNRYRIIELLEQDKD, via the coding sequence ATGCAAGACAAAAAAGGCTACGAAGAAATAATAAGAGAGGTTGTTGCAAAATGGATCTCAAAAGAAGCGAGCAGTGCTTCGCTTATTACTGTGACTGGAGTATCTTATGAGAAAAAAGGAAACAAATGTTTCGTCCATATAACAGTAATGCCAGAAGAAAAAGAAAAAGCTGTTCTAGATTTTCTAAAAAGAAACGTTGTTGAACTCAGAAAGCATGTTGGTAGTGTTGTAAAAAATCACAAAGTTCCTTTTATAGAAGTGCACTTAGACGCGGGTGAGAAAAATCGTTATCGAATAATAGAACTTCTAGAGCAAGACAAAGATTGA